From Salmo salar chromosome ssa09, Ssal_v3.1, whole genome shotgun sequence:
cctaaagaaaagtatgTACCATACAttgtccctgacacccaaaagtactaattTAATTgtcaatgcttagcaggacaggaaaatggtctaatgcACACACTTACCAAGAGAATatccctggttatccctactgtctctgatctggcggactcactaaacacatgctttgtttttaaattatgtctgactgttggagagtgcccctggctatctgtaaataaaaataaaaactagaaaatggtgccatctggtttgcttaatataaggaatttgaaatgatttatacttttacttttgataattaagtatatcttaacaattacatttacttttgatacttaagtatatgtaAAACCAAATCTTTTtttactttcactcaagtaggattttactgggtgactttcacttcagTTATTTTCAATCTTTACTTTTACTGTAATATGACAATTAggtaatttttccaccactggtttatTTGATGgcatgccttttttttttttacaggagcTCAACGGCATATGTCGCAAAACATGATGGTTATTGCAACTCGAGTTGACGAATGATGGCAGTTTTACTTTACGGTCGTACCACGGATCAACTGTATAAAAATCGCGCCTTGTAAATTGTTGACATCCGGATAAACTGCATTAGATATAATTAAAGCGAAATGGGAGTAGCGGATGAAGCAGACCGGACTCTCTTTGTTGGAAATTTAGATCCAAAAGTGACGGAAGAACTTTTATTCGAGCTCTTTTTACAGGTGCAGTAGCTTTGAACTAACTAGCTACGatatagctaatgttagctagctaatgtcagCTAGCTAAATTAATTGCGATAATTTCTCTAACTTTTTCGACAAATAATGATGTGGAAGCTTCTGACCCGTGTAATTATCTAGCTATCCAGATCAATATAGTTCATTCAGCCTTAGCTAACTACCTACTAGTATGCAGCAACGACGTTAGTTAGCTATATTAGCGAACACatctctagctctggtccattgTACGACAACTATAAGTTGCCTCTGATTTGTCGCCTTTCATAGATCCCCAGCTTTCGTTTCTCCAAAACACAAAATAAAACACTTGCGCAGGCCCCGGATGCACATGCAGTGCAGATCCGATGCATCCGCGTGGACCAGAGCTAGCACACCAAGTCCGCGAGCACAGTGGCAAACTTATTTTACAGTTGTGTTCTTCATCGTCTGTTTTGTGTTCTCTTTGATGCAGGCAGGACCTATGTTCAAAGTGAAAATCCCAAAAGACAATGATGGAAAACAGAAAGCGTTTGGGTTTGTCTGTTTCAAGCATGAGGTGTCTGTACCCTATGGCATGAACCTGCTCAATGGGGCAACTCTATTCGGAAGAACTCTCAAAATACAGTTCAGAGCAGGTGTAAACCCCTTACTAATCATATAAATGTATTTGTTAATGTTTTACTTGGGTCTGCCTGCAATTGAGATGTCATTATTTGGATAAATATTTATAGGAAGCAGTCACATTAACAGCCCAGGGAACTCCCAGAACCAAAGCCCTGTGAATACTCCCAATCCACATGGGGCTGGGGGCAGGTATGTTGTAACATAATGCAAAATCCTCCAACAATGTTAGTATCCATATGTAGGGAATGTATTGTGCATCAATAGCCTCTATTTGTCTGTGTTATGGAATGCCATGTTTCTTGTGCAGATATGACAAGAGCCCAGACCTGGGGTCCATCCAGaggtctttctcctctcctgatAGTCTGCAGAGACAGGCAATGGTGAGCATACCTTCATCCACACTGACCATTACTCTTGTCAAGCCATTCAATTACGCACTATCCTCGTCTCCAGTAGTGACACTTATGTCACATTGTTGCGATGTGAACCTGCAAGTAACAATTTAATTTTACTGTGTATCCTGAGCATATGACACAGTACTCCATGGTGGCCTGTATCATGATCATTTAACCAGTTGACATGGATCAGTAAAAGTGATTTCAACAGATGAACAACATGTGGCAGATGCAGCAGTTCCTGGGCGTGAATGGAGGCTTCCCAGCCGGCGGGATCGGGCTTCTGGGGCAGCCACCACAGCagctacagagtggaggtggTGGGTCCTGGCAACAGGACAGCTCCTCACCTCGAGGCAACAGGCAGGGGTACCAGCAGGACAGCGGCAGGGAACAGCGCTACCCAGGAGGCTCTGAAACTGGCTCCAACCGGCGCCAGCGAGATGACCAGCGAGGTGAACACTATCACCATGATGACAGGAGCGGGAGCAGCGGAGGCGGCCGTAGCAGAGATGACAGGTGGCGGGACGGCTCCAGAGATGGTCGGTGGAGACGATACTGATGGACTATGGAAACTTTTAAGGATTATTGTGACTATTTTTCACTTTAAATGACCTATATTTTATAATTTTACAGGATGCCACACTCATTGTGCAAATCCTGATCatattgagagaaaaaaaaacacaattacaAGCTCAGGAGATGCATTGTTTTTAAACAATCTGTTAGTCATATGTTTAGGATaatgacttttttttttaaatacactgGACTGTGTCCAAGTAAAAACAATCATTTTTTTAATTACCCATGAGGTTTTCCAATTGTTTTACTGTgacaaattgtaaaaaaaatgtattgggagatgaaatatattttcatacCATCCCCTGGAGAATTGGAGAATTGTTAAATCTATCAAAACTGATCATTATACCCCTTAGAAGGGGCGGTTGTCCATTTTTTGGTTTGAAAAGCTGAGCCATTTGTCAAGACTTGGTATTTCATTTCTACAAGGTATGGTGCTCAACTGTTTGTGGTCAATTGCTCAGGTATTTGGTACTATTTCAGCTATATAATCTAATTCCACCCGCAGCACTCTATAGGCTGAAATTTACTGTGACATTTGTTTCTTATGTTACAACTTTAAATTGCAAATGTGATTTTTGGATTAGTCTATTTTAAATTGGAGTAGTTTACAATTGTAAGATACACAACAGATTCCATGTACATGTGACACTAGATATTTTCATGAAATATTGGCATAAAAATAATTTGTCTAcacttattttattttaatttttttggtcTTCTGTTTACAGGAAAAGCATTACTCTGAAAACATCCATTGAAATGTTGCTACAACTGGTACTTTTTACAGACGTGCTTAAGATCACAGATGTGAACCACGCACACCTGCCTGACTCATCTGTCTTTAATGGACCATGTCTAACCAATATGCTTATGCAGTGGGTTAGAAAGTAATCTGCAGGTTGTGCCACACACACCTCTTTATTGACTCAGGAAGATGACCAAGACAACTGATTTGTAGTCTACTCTATTTGGTATGCTCATTCAAGTGAAGGTTTATAGCTTTGTCGCCTAACTGTTTACATAGAATCTATTTCACATTGTGTAACTTTACTATGCAAACTAACTTGTCAAGATGGAGAATGGTGGGACAATATATGGTGGGACAATCATATCATTGCTGACATGTCCCATTGAAGTGTCACCTTTTCATCACTTGAGCAATCAAATGAGGTGTTATTTCTGACATATGGTAGGCTGTAGCTTTAATGCCTGGTCACCTTTGGATATGATTTAAAACAATTGTTCAGCCATGGAATTAGTTCTACTTTGGTCATTGTTTCAGCCCAGGCTTGAAACCTCATGTTACAATTAGTGGCCCTGCTGTATGTGATGCCCTTTGAAAAAGTTTGCTTACAACAAAGTGCCTGCCGAAATCCCTCAATGTCCACGTTGAGGTCATAAATACCCTTCCAAAAGTGCTTAGGCCGCTAACAACTGCTCCCGTTGTGTATCAAGATGTACATCCCCAATAAAGCTCTGGGTCCAAAGGTGGAGGTGCATTTGCTCCCACTACACTAAACTCTTTGTCTTGCTTAATCTGGCAAGTGTCAGATTCTGCTCCGATGCTTGGAAGTGGCTCTAATGAAGAGTGTCCTCAGTTCCCTGTCACAGGCAGTACTGGAAAGGCTGTAATTACCCCTGCTGGCTGGGGCCTAACTGTTTTAATTGATTGATCTGCTTGGCGTCTCTAGCACTAGAGCAGACGGATTAGAGGCACAGTCAGTGGCCGCTCCTGTGTGGATTTATAGACGGATGCGTCATGACCATAGGGGGCACGGGTACATACtgcctcagatttgtcctgtttaacaacaaaacatttatatttttgttattgtTCCTCTATGATActgccacctagcaattttatgaagttgactttagcccagataggttcccaagATACCAATAatccatttcaggctatcaatccaGTTAGAATAGCTATTCTcaaactatcttagctggcatgcctactggcaaggttggtagacatTAGAAAAACAGGCAATTACTAAATGTActtaagactcacattcctttcaaccttttacccagattttagcagagaagCATATCTTGtttcttatttaaaaaataaccagTCGAGGATATAGACtgctcaagaggtatgcttagatatgcagaaaaaaatgcacattttttACATGAActtaatgattatggctctagattgcaggaaaaggCTGTTTcgacataggttgtaatatgtctTTTTTTGGTGGGTGcagttggcttccccagtgattttacccatgcaccgCTACTGCAGACCCTATGTAGATTACTGCCGCCATGTTCAAAGTGTGAAGGATTATGGGGAAGAAAACATGGAGCTCTGCATGGGAAAAATTTAGCTCTTTTGGGTTTGATGGCTTGATCAAAGGGAAAAGATGAGAACAACTGTGAGAGGCTGCTGCTGTCTTTAAAGTTGGGAGACTGGATGGCGGGGGGCGGGGGGGTCAGTGGGGTTTGGGTACATTGGGGGTTTGGATACTTTGGCACCAATGAACCCTGCAACCTGAGTGCAAGGATTTGAGTTGATGGAAGCAGGCTCCTGGGCTgcagggagggaagggaaaggggtgtGCTTCTATATAAAGGCGCATCATGCACCccaaaaatctgagggggcacaaagtgTGTGAGGATGGCTGGGCTGTCTGGTCCGGCACCATCTGTACATTTTTAGAATTGTGCATTTTTCAAACACttgaaacagctttttcctgcaatctagagccataatcattacgttcatgtaaaaaaatatgtacacttttttctgcatatctaagcatacctcttgagcaGTCTATATCCTCTTGActggttattttttaaataagaaaCAAGATATGCTTctctggttctacatttttttaatggggcatgcttatttaagatggtgaggaaagcacttttaaagaataaccaggcatcctctactgacgggatgaggtcaatatccttccaggatacccgggccaggtcgataagAAAGGCCTGCTTCCTGAAGTGTttaagggagcgtttgacagtgatgaggggcggTCGTTTGACCGCACACCCATTACGGACGccggcaatgaggcagtgatcgctgagatcctggttgaaggcagcagaggtgtatttggagggaagGTTGGTTCGGATGATATTTATGATGGTGCCCCATAtgtacggatttggggttgtacctgctaggttcattgataatttgtgtgagattgagggcatcaagcataAAATGTAGGTTGgcctggggtgttaagcatgtccccgtTTAGGTTacctagcagcacaagctctaaagatagatggggggcaatcaattacatatggtgtccagggcacagctgggggcagaaggtggtctatagcaagcggcaacggtgagagacttgtttctggagaggtggattttttaaagtagaagctcaaattgtttgggcacagacctggatagtaagacagaactctgcctttatggtagagtggccagatggtagccactcctcagtaaaaggcacatgacagcccacttggagtttctctggtctgatgaaaccaagattaaactctttgccctgaatgccaagcatcatgtctggaagaaacctggcaccatccctatggtgaagcatggcggtagcatcatcatgctgtggggatgtttttcagcgggcagggactaggagattagtcaggatcgaagcaaagataaacggagcaaagtacagagagatccttgatgaaaacatgctccagagaactcaggacctcaaactggagcgaaggttcaccttccaacaggacatcgaccctaagcacacagccaagacaacgcaggagtagcttcgggacaagtctctgaatgtccttgagtggcccagccagagcccagacttgaacccgattaaacatctctggatagacctgaaaatagctgtgcagtgatgctcaccatccaacctgacagtgcttgagaggatctgcagagaagaatgagaaaaactccccaaatacagatgtgccaagct
This genomic window contains:
- the LOC100195238 gene encoding RNA-binding protein 7 isoform X1, whose protein sequence is MGVADEADRTLFVGNLDPKVTEELLFELFLQAGPMFKVKIPKDNDGKQKAFGFVCFKHEVSVPYGMNLLNGATLFGRTLKIQFRAGSSHINSPGNSQNQSPVNTPNPHGAGGRYDKSPDLGSIQRSFSSPDSLQRQAMMNNMWQMQQFLGVNGGFPAGGIGLLGQPPQQLQSGGGGSWQQDSSSPRGNRQGYQQDSGREQRYPGGSETGSNRRQRDDQRGEHYHHDDRSGSSGGGRSRDDRWRDGSRDGRWRRY
- the LOC100195238 gene encoding RNA-binding protein 7 isoform X2; this translates as MGVADEADRTLFVGNLDPKVTEELLFELFLQAGPMFKVKIPKDNDGKQKAFGFVCFKHEVSVPYGMNLLNGATLFGRTLKIQFRAGSSHINSPGNSQNQSPVNTPNPHGAGGRYDKSPDLGSIQRSFSSPDSLQRQAMMQQFLGVNGGFPAGGIGLLGQPPQQLQSGGGGSWQQDSSSPRGNRQGYQQDSGREQRYPGGSETGSNRRQRDDQRGEHYHHDDRSGSSGGGRSRDDRWRDGSRDGRWRRY